Proteins encoded by one window of Maliibacterium massiliense:
- a CDS encoding helix-hairpin-helix domain-containing protein translates to MKISKNAWWTLGFVLLVVLVFGMLTIIGQESGAQQATAHQPGGALSPAASPAAQAEKKLRVSVYGAVQHEGEMLLPAHATVRDALDQARVLRQADIDELFHQQERRVFDGMRIVVPFRAIEAGQTVCVNEPDVGRFMLLEGMTRPLAEKVVAYLLDGKRFASLQEFQDFCGLSQQKYDKIKGYLTL, encoded by the coding sequence ATGAAAATCTCCAAAAATGCGTGGTGGACGCTGGGATTCGTGTTGTTGGTGGTGCTCGTCTTTGGTATGCTCACCATCATCGGGCAGGAGAGCGGGGCGCAGCAGGCGACGGCGCACCAGCCAGGCGGCGCGCTTTCTCCTGCTGCCTCGCCTGCGGCCCAGGCGGAGAAAAAGCTGCGCGTGTCCGTCTACGGCGCGGTGCAGCACGAGGGCGAGATGCTGCTGCCGGCGCACGCCACGGTGCGCGACGCGCTCGACCAGGCCCGCGTGCTTCGCCAGGCGGATATCGACGAACTGTTCCATCAGCAGGAACGCAGGGTATTTGACGGCATGCGCATCGTGGTGCCCTTCCGCGCGATTGAAGCGGGGCAGACCGTCTGTGTCAACGAGCCGGACGTGGGGCGCTTTATGCTGCTGGAGGGCATGACGCGCCCGCTGGCGGAAAAGGTGGTGGCATATCTGCTGGACGGCAAGCGCTTTGCCAGCCTACAGGAATTTCAGGATTTTTGTGGTTTGAGCCAGCAAAAGTATGATAAGATAAAGGGGTATTTGACGCTATAG
- a CDS encoding response regulator transcription factor, protein MPRKLLVVDDEPSIVKGLRFSLQQDGYEVEIAYDGQEALEKFEQGTYDLIVLDVMLPRMDGMQVCQRVRESSDIPIIMLTAKGEDMDKILGLEYGADDYMTKPFNILELKARIKTILRRASAQGGAAPPSREEQHIITVQDMRINTDNRSVNIGGREINLTAKEFDLLQLFAANPGKVFSRENLLEIIWKYDYLGDLRTVDVHIRRLREKVEKDPSRPQFIFTKWGVGYYFTDKVH, encoded by the coding sequence ATGCCGCGCAAATTACTGGTTGTCGACGATGAGCCGTCGATTGTCAAGGGCCTGCGCTTCAGCCTGCAGCAGGACGGCTACGAGGTGGAGATTGCCTACGACGGGCAGGAGGCGCTGGAAAAATTTGAGCAGGGCACCTATGACCTGATCGTGCTGGACGTGATGCTGCCGCGCATGGACGGCATGCAGGTCTGCCAGCGCGTGCGCGAATCTTCTGATATTCCTATCATCATGCTCACCGCCAAGGGGGAGGACATGGACAAAATCCTGGGCCTGGAGTATGGCGCGGACGATTATATGACCAAGCCCTTCAACATTCTGGAGCTCAAGGCGCGCATCAAGACGATCCTGCGCCGCGCCAGCGCGCAGGGGGGAGCGGCGCCCCCGAGCAGGGAGGAACAGCACATCATCACCGTGCAGGATATGCGCATCAATACCGACAACCGCAGCGTCAACATCGGCGGCAGGGAGATCAACCTCACGGCCAAGGAATTTGACCTGCTGCAGCTGTTTGCCGCTAACCCCGGCAAGGTGTTCAGCCGGGAGAATTTGCTGGAAATCATCTGGAAGTACGATTACCTGGGCGACCTGCGCACGGTGGACGTGCACATTCGCCGCCTGCGTGAAAAGGTGGAAAAGGACCCCAGCCGGCCTCAGTTCATTTTTACCAAATGGGGGGTAGGCTACTATTTTACCGATAAAGTCCATTGA
- a CDS encoding ATP-binding protein: MLTVLLAFFNIAITSMMERVLVEERVNEQRVLADSMAIDVAPLFASNDAEGMFAFATQAGEENGGRMLIADANAVVQTDPFSQNNGKVLTHREVQDVLTGGKDFSYGFHREVKEIPNPTSALNTEKSSNWLMYSVSPIVRDGACVGVVLFSASVQDIVDTVGVMRQQMQVNALGITMLIMIISYFMSIMIVNPIEELTRAIETMSREKFNRHIEVQSSGHSELSRLATSFNAMSAKLESLEKARNEFVSNASHELKTPLSSMKILTESLIHLDSFDPELTREFLGDINHEIDRLNTLISDLLLLARMDKQGSAFAFVPVQLDDLVVRTVKNLVPLARSKRITILVDIARPVCVRGEETRLQQMLTNLVDNAIKYTPEEGKVTVSLDEQGARALLAVRDTGMGIPQDALPHLFERFYRVDRARTRDTGGTGLGLAIVQQIVEMHQGSINVQSHEGEGSAFMVSLPAYHRKDKKELPPPEADAHDLQA; this comes from the coding sequence GTGCTTACCGTGCTGCTCGCCTTCTTCAACATCGCCATCACCTCCATGATGGAGCGGGTGCTGGTGGAGGAACGTGTCAACGAACAGCGCGTGCTGGCCGACAGCATGGCCATTGACGTTGCGCCTTTATTTGCATCCAACGACGCGGAAGGCATGTTCGCATTCGCCACCCAGGCGGGGGAGGAAAACGGCGGGCGCATGCTCATTGCGGACGCCAACGCCGTGGTGCAGACGGACCCGTTCTCCCAAAACAACGGCAAAGTGCTCACCCACCGCGAGGTGCAGGACGTGCTTACCGGCGGCAAAGATTTTTCCTACGGCTTCCACCGGGAGGTCAAGGAGATCCCCAACCCCACAAGCGCGCTCAACACGGAAAAATCCAGCAACTGGCTGATGTACAGCGTCTCGCCCATCGTGCGCGACGGCGCATGCGTGGGCGTGGTGCTCTTTTCGGCAAGCGTGCAGGATATCGTCGATACCGTGGGCGTCATGCGCCAGCAGATGCAGGTCAACGCCCTGGGCATCACCATGCTGATTATGATCATCAGCTACTTTATGTCCATCATGATCGTCAATCCCATCGAAGAGCTCACGCGCGCCATTGAGACAATGAGCCGGGAAAAATTCAACCGTCATATTGAGGTGCAGTCAAGCGGCCACAGCGAGCTTTCCCGCCTGGCGACATCGTTCAACGCGATGAGCGCCAAGCTGGAGAGCCTGGAGAAGGCGCGCAACGAGTTTGTCTCCAACGCCTCGCACGAGCTGAAGACCCCTCTTTCCTCCATGAAGATCCTCACCGAATCACTGATCCATCTCGACAGCTTTGACCCGGAATTGACGCGGGAGTTTCTGGGGGATATCAACCACGAGATCGACAGGCTCAATACGCTGATATCCGACCTGCTGCTGCTGGCACGCATGGACAAGCAGGGCAGCGCCTTTGCGTTTGTGCCCGTGCAGCTGGACGACCTGGTGGTGCGCACGGTGAAAAACCTGGTGCCACTGGCGCGCAGCAAGCGCATCACGATCCTGGTGGACATCGCCCGGCCGGTGTGCGTGCGCGGGGAGGAGACCCGCCTGCAGCAGATGCTGACCAATCTGGTGGACAACGCCATCAAATACACGCCCGAGGAGGGCAAGGTGACCGTTTCGCTGGATGAGCAGGGCGCGCGCGCCCTGCTTGCGGTGCGCGATACGGGCATGGGCATCCCGCAGGACGCGCTGCCCCATCTCTTTGAGCGGTTTTACCGCGTGGACCGGGCGCGCACGCGTGATACGGGCGGCACGGGCCTGGGCCTTGCCATTGTGCAGCAGATTGTGGAGATGCACCAGGGCAGCATCAATGTGCAGAGCCATGAGGGCGAGGGCTCGGCCTTTATGGTGAGCCTGCCCGCCTACCACCGCAAAGATAAAAAGGAACTGCCGCCGCCCGAGGCGGATGCCCATGATTTGCAGGCGTAA
- a CDS encoding GerMN domain-containing protein, which yields MLGKKRIAALLAVLLAALPLAGCTPSQNAVIRTDVVGEKESANNAPYNARVSEIISPIMQEGSGQTYHYDAALYFPYSDEGLLGRQERTLEVSTSERVEQAVVRALIAGPDAAYVDYSPILPGNTQILDMSVTQDCLFITFSKEFMLPAVDLSENTALTDAQRNQKYLDQKRMALYAIVSAVTEVGNVKQVQVLVDTEGDGVARRIRRADVGLSSNTEGELLEPLRRPYSSISTPTVTADLVIKQLTNKSYSALYNYIANVQGDPRPMYSDWLNLFSGADWSVESYNIIDGSTTYNGNQALVFVNLKIQKRLGKSVELTDCPLRMYREQGIWRVSYASLVSVIPTE from the coding sequence ATGCTGGGTAAAAAGCGTATCGCCGCGTTGCTGGCCGTGCTGCTGGCCGCGCTGCCACTTGCCGGGTGCACACCGTCGCAGAACGCTGTGATCCGCACCGACGTGGTGGGCGAGAAGGAATCCGCAAACAACGCGCCCTACAACGCGCGGGTGTCGGAGATCATCAGCCCCATCATGCAGGAGGGCAGCGGACAGACGTACCATTACGATGCCGCGCTGTATTTTCCCTACAGCGACGAGGGCCTGTTGGGGCGGCAGGAGCGCACGCTGGAGGTCTCCACAAGCGAGCGCGTGGAGCAGGCGGTGGTGCGCGCGCTGATTGCGGGGCCGGACGCGGCCTATGTGGACTACAGCCCCATCCTGCCCGGCAACACGCAGATACTGGATATGTCCGTTACGCAGGACTGCCTGTTTATCACGTTTTCCAAGGAGTTTATGCTTCCGGCGGTGGACTTGAGCGAAAACACCGCGCTCACCGATGCGCAGCGCAATCAAAAGTATCTGGATCAAAAGCGCATGGCGCTCTACGCCATCGTCAGCGCTGTGACCGAGGTGGGCAACGTCAAGCAGGTGCAGGTTCTGGTGGATACCGAAGGGGACGGGGTGGCGCGGCGCATCCGCAGGGCGGATGTGGGCCTCTCCAGCAATACCGAGGGGGAGCTGCTCGAGCCGCTGCGGCGGCCCTACAGCAGCATCTCCACGCCCACCGTCACCGCGGATCTTGTCATCAAGCAGCTGACCAACAAAAGTTATAGCGCCCTCTATAACTACATCGCCAACGTGCAGGGAGACCCGCGGCCCATGTATTCGGACTGGCTGAACCTGTTTTCGGGCGCGGACTGGAGCGTGGAGAGCTATAACATCATCGACGGCAGCACCACCTACAACGGCAACCAGGCGCTGGTGTTTGTCAACCTGAAGATACAAAAGCGGCTGGGCAAGTCGGTGGAGCTGACCGACTGCCCCTTGCGCATGTACCGCGAGCAGGGCATCTGGCGCGTATCGTACGCCTCGCTCGTGAGCGTCATCCCCACCGAGTAA
- a CDS encoding GerMN domain-containing protein, which translates to MSHLGGIQIKRLCVFILAAALCALAVGCNASEQGAGAKQSQVIQELSGEEATRRIETFTLYFTSADDPDKPYTERRMVSMDTTASAVDTAMAQLLSGPSDERFTSPIPQDVRMLQSEQAADLVTVHLSEEILKLESLDLLKAKVCITNTLAAITGVQYVSVMCDGKELTPIEGKTMSPMGLYSGTFSELYNRLQSTSPAANQEVALYFQDATRNYLVPEMRSVTVGEDAIMAVFNELKKGPNDRRQYTSMLATQVQLLSKPVYGQAPDGRSMVTIDLSRQANLDQSARSLLLVGSLVLSVNAVRPDIDYVAINVAGRPANEYMNGLLGESNLLRRATFESYIGNTVRLYFPSKDSKVLVAVNRTVDQGAVGQVSTLLEELFRGPQGNEVTMEPAIKALPVQVSAAEDILGIRIQDDLMTVNVSNSFLYRLSALSEAEQRATVYAIVNTLCSVAGITHVQFLMEGRQVATFGGMISFAGPLLPNVGMVYKERPYG; encoded by the coding sequence ATGAGCCATCTGGGCGGCATACAAATAAAACGCCTGTGCGTTTTCATACTGGCTGCGGCGCTGTGCGCGCTGGCCGTGGGCTGCAATGCATCCGAGCAGGGCGCGGGCGCCAAGCAGTCCCAGGTGATCCAGGAGCTCAGCGGCGAGGAGGCTACCCGGCGCATCGAGACCTTTACGCTTTACTTCACCAGCGCAGACGATCCGGATAAGCCCTACACCGAGCGGCGCATGGTGAGCATGGACACCACCGCATCGGCAGTGGACACCGCCATGGCGCAGCTGCTCTCCGGACCTTCCGACGAGCGCTTTACAAGCCCCATCCCCCAAGATGTGCGCATGCTGCAGTCCGAGCAGGCGGCGGACCTTGTCACCGTGCACCTGAGCGAGGAGATTCTCAAGCTGGAGAGCCTCGATCTGCTCAAGGCCAAGGTGTGCATCACCAACACGCTTGCTGCCATCACCGGCGTGCAGTACGTCAGCGTCATGTGCGACGGCAAGGAGCTTACCCCCATCGAGGGCAAGACCATGAGCCCCATGGGCCTCTACAGCGGCACCTTCAGCGAGCTTTACAACAGGCTGCAGAGCACATCTCCCGCGGCCAACCAGGAGGTGGCGCTCTACTTTCAGGACGCCACGCGCAACTACCTGGTGCCGGAGATGCGCAGCGTCACCGTGGGCGAGGACGCCATCATGGCGGTGTTCAACGAGCTGAAGAAGGGCCCCAACGACCGCAGGCAGTATACCTCCATGCTCGCAACGCAGGTGCAGCTGCTCTCCAAGCCCGTTTACGGCCAGGCGCCCGATGGCAGGTCCATGGTTACAATCGACCTGTCGCGCCAGGCGAACCTGGACCAGAGCGCGCGCAGCCTGCTGCTTGTAGGCTCGCTTGTGCTGAGCGTCAACGCCGTGCGGCCGGATATCGATTACGTCGCCATCAACGTGGCGGGACGCCCCGCCAATGAGTATATGAACGGCCTGCTGGGCGAGAGCAATCTGCTGCGGCGCGCCACCTTTGAAAGCTACATCGGCAACACCGTGCGCCTGTACTTTCCAAGCAAGGACAGCAAGGTGCTCGTCGCTGTCAACCGTACGGTGGATCAGGGCGCGGTGGGCCAGGTGAGCACGCTCTTGGAGGAGCTTTTCCGCGGTCCCCAGGGCAACGAGGTCACCATGGAGCCCGCCATCAAGGCGTTGCCGGTGCAGGTCAGCGCCGCGGAGGATATCTTGGGCATCCGCATACAGGACGATCTGATGACCGTCAACGTCAGCAACTCGTTTTTGTACCGGCTCTCCGCCCTGAGTGAGGCCGAGCAGCGCGCCACGGTGTACGCCATCGTCAACACGCTCTGCAGCGTGGCGGGCATCACCCACGTGCAGTTTTTGATGGAGGGCCGCCAGGTCGCCACCTTCGGCGGCATGATCTCCTTTGCCGGGCCGCTGCTGCCCAACGTGGGCATGGTCTACAAGGAGCGCCCTTACGGCTGA
- a CDS encoding phosphatidylglycerol lysyltransferase domain-containing protein gives MCAFQRVTLKDKPILDPYFAAGRYENSEMCFTNAFLWGQGWDIAYDILDDAIAMMRATTPEGKLFFFPPLIKDKKDLCRAMRWGTDLAKAEGVPFEMRGVPDPVRELILSSCKHPERYEICEDRNNWDYVYNASDLITLRGNRYHGKRNHLNQLRARTSFTYEALNEQNARRCLENYYLWYERHKSEERMLRSEQSLNFEKDAIERGLANWQALGLVGGMILIEGEVQAFALGEQLTEDMAVVHFEKANTEYPGLYALINQQFAEHAFADMTFINREEDMGLPGLRKAKESYHPVRMIRKYIVTEKDSVHCACSDTGKDA, from the coding sequence ATGTGTGCTTTTCAACGTGTCACGTTGAAGGACAAACCCATTTTGGATCCGTATTTTGCCGCCGGCAGGTACGAAAACTCGGAGATGTGCTTTACCAACGCCTTTTTGTGGGGGCAGGGCTGGGATATCGCGTACGATATTCTGGACGACGCCATCGCGATGATGCGTGCCACCACGCCCGAGGGCAAGCTGTTTTTCTTTCCGCCGCTGATAAAGGACAAAAAGGATCTGTGCCGCGCCATGCGCTGGGGCACGGATTTGGCCAAGGCCGAGGGCGTGCCCTTTGAGATGCGCGGCGTGCCCGATCCGGTGCGGGAGCTGATCCTCTCTTCCTGTAAGCACCCCGAGCGCTACGAGATCTGCGAGGACCGCAACAACTGGGATTACGTCTACAATGCAAGCGATCTGATCACCCTGCGAGGCAACCGCTACCACGGAAAGCGCAACCACCTCAACCAGCTGCGTGCCCGCACCTCCTTTACCTACGAGGCGTTGAATGAGCAGAACGCCAGGCGCTGCCTGGAGAACTACTATCTGTGGTACGAGCGTCACAAGTCCGAGGAGCGCATGCTGCGTAGCGAGCAATCCTTAAACTTTGAAAAGGACGCCATCGAGCGGGGGCTTGCCAATTGGCAGGCGCTGGGCCTTGTGGGCGGTATGATCCTCATCGAGGGGGAAGTGCAGGCCTTCGCGCTGGGCGAGCAACTCACAGAGGATATGGCGGTGGTGCATTTTGAAAAGGCCAATACCGAATACCCCGGCCTGTACGCGCTGATCAACCAGCAGTTTGCCGAGCACGCGTTTGCCGATATGACGTTTATCAACCGCGAGGAGGACATGGGCCTGCCCGGCCTGCGCAAGGCGAAGGAGTCCTACCATCCGGTGCGCATGATCCGCAAATACATCGTCACAGAGAAGGATAGTGTCCATTGTGCATGCAGTGATACAGGAAAAGACGCTTAA
- a CDS encoding GNAT family N-acetyltransferase, giving the protein MHAVIQEKTLKEHPDAARALWRAGFPEDDDTFINAYFDLRSDLGRAAALFAKGEVLAGLHIIPQRMQVRGRPVQGACIAGVATVPAHRYHGYARALLDGALCTLREEHMPLAFLIPFKYSFYEKLGYRCAYALQQVVCAARDIPAPPEAARLGPPMQEDMRALYLRLMARYSGYVRRDARDWRWRMRDAALSGERGVVLYLQDQAQGYAFYQVKKGQLCVTEWAYQDVRAAQSLLGLLMAKTGALQCRYRVPSMEKLPVRGCVQQKRGAMVRAADIEALLGLVPAQGEGTLCLQVRDAQAPWNHDVFTLRARGGCVCVTRGGAPQGWIDQGALTVVLLGGGTPAQAARAGYAALAQDAARALAAWYPQVPACLFEAY; this is encoded by the coding sequence GTGCATGCAGTGATACAGGAAAAGACGCTTAAGGAGCATCCGGATGCGGCCCGCGCGCTTTGGCGCGCGGGCTTTCCCGAGGATGACGACACGTTTATCAATGCGTATTTTGACCTGCGCAGCGACCTTGGCCGGGCCGCGGCGCTCTTTGCGAAAGGCGAGGTGCTCGCAGGCCTGCACATCATACCACAGCGGATGCAGGTGCGCGGCCGGCCCGTGCAGGGCGCCTGCATCGCAGGCGTGGCCACCGTGCCCGCGCACCGCTACCACGGCTACGCCAGGGCGCTGCTGGACGGCGCGCTGTGTACGCTGCGCGAGGAGCACATGCCGCTCGCCTTTCTGATTCCGTTTAAGTACAGCTTTTACGAAAAGCTGGGCTACCGCTGCGCGTATGCGCTGCAGCAGGTTGTCTGCGCGGCGCGGGACATCCCCGCGCCGCCCGAAGCGGCGCGCCTGGGTCCGCCCATGCAGGAGGATATGCGCGCGCTGTACCTGCGATTGATGGCGCGCTACAGCGGTTATGTGCGGCGGGATGCGCGCGATTGGCGCTGGCGCATGCGCGACGCGGCGCTCTCCGGTGAAAGGGGCGTGGTGCTGTATCTGCAGGATCAGGCGCAGGGCTACGCGTTCTACCAGGTAAAAAAGGGGCAGCTTTGCGTTACCGAGTGGGCGTATCAAGATGTGCGGGCCGCGCAGTCCCTGCTGGGGCTGCTGATGGCAAAGACGGGCGCGCTGCAGTGCCGCTACCGTGTGCCGTCGATGGAAAAACTGCCTGTGCGCGGGTGTGTGCAGCAAAAGCGTGGCGCCATGGTGCGCGCAGCGGATATCGAGGCGCTGCTGGGCCTTGTGCCCGCCCAAGGGGAGGGGACGCTTTGCCTACAGGTGCGCGACGCGCAGGCGCCGTGGAACCATGACGTGTTTACCCTGCGCGCCCGGGGCGGCTGCGTGTGCGTTACGCGCGGCGGCGCGCCCCAGGGGTGGATCGACCAGGGCGCGCTTACGGTCGTGCTGCTGGGGGGCGGCACGCCCGCGCAGGCGGCGCGCGCGGGGTACGCTGCCCTTGCGCAGGATGCGGCGCGCGCGCTTGCGGCGTGGTATCCGCAGGTGCCCGCATGCCTGTTTGAGGCGTATTGA
- the cobU gene encoding bifunctional adenosylcobinamide kinase/adenosylcobinamide-phosphate guanylyltransferase, protein MGRLLLITGGARSGKSMYAQVMAGRAGARVGYIATARVLDGEMRARVARHQQQRPGTWRTFEAPLYPQEVLRAGCDVDVYLLDCLTMLVSNLLLGAGVDWEGDVTPEQMGRAEACVQEGIGALLAAVAACERDVIVVTNEVGDSIVPMGALARQFRDCVGLANQRMARQAACVCLMACGLPLWLKGSEEAWAR, encoded by the coding sequence ATGGGACGGCTGTTGCTGATCACAGGCGGCGCGCGCAGCGGCAAAAGCATGTACGCGCAGGTGATGGCGGGCCGCGCAGGTGCGCGCGTGGGCTATATTGCTACCGCAAGGGTGTTGGACGGCGAGATGCGCGCGCGCGTGGCGCGCCATCAGCAGCAGCGCCCCGGCACGTGGCGCACGTTTGAGGCGCCGCTCTATCCGCAAGAGGTGCTGCGCGCCGGGTGCGATGTGGATGTGTATTTGCTGGACTGCCTGACGATGCTCGTCAGCAACCTGCTGCTGGGCGCGGGCGTGGACTGGGAAGGCGATGTGACGCCCGAGCAGATGGGGCGCGCGGAGGCGTGCGTGCAGGAGGGAATCGGGGCGCTGCTTGCGGCGGTCGCGGCCTGTGAAAGGGATGTGATCGTGGTCACCAACGAGGTGGGGGACTCCATCGTGCCCATGGGCGCGCTTGCGCGCCAGTTCCGCGACTGCGTGGGCCTTGCCAACCAGCGCATGGCGCGCCAGGCGGCGTGCGTGTGCCTGATGGCCTGCGGGCTGCCGCTTTGGCTGAAGGGGAGTGAGGAAGCGTGGGCGCGCTGA
- the cobS gene encoding adenosylcobinamide-GDP ribazoletransferase yields MGALKGAFGLLSRIPVGCCDGEDVSHGVLWYPLVGAVIGGVSAGLCALFSGQWVLAGLFALLAELLLTGALHADGLADVCDALLCHADAARRHQALKDSRLGTGGVLGLLFDCALQVTLVALLVQERPHAAWRYVLAAGIAHRSAMALALGLGRPAKKEGLGSGVMQHLRAWRVLGALSMGVLAMAALLYVDGFALAAAAPALALGMGALCTLLLSRAFGGMSGDLVGAAGELTRLCVLGLFALAVLP; encoded by the coding sequence GTGGGCGCGCTGAAGGGGGCCTTCGGGCTGCTGAGCCGCATTCCGGTGGGATGCTGCGACGGGGAGGACGTATCGCACGGCGTGCTGTGGTACCCGCTGGTGGGCGCGGTGATCGGCGGCGTATCGGCGGGGCTGTGTGCGCTGTTTTCCGGTCAGTGGGTGTTGGCCGGCCTGTTTGCGCTGCTGGCGGAGTTGCTGCTTACGGGCGCGCTGCACGCAGACGGCCTGGCGGACGTGTGCGACGCGCTGCTATGCCACGCAGATGCCGCGCGCAGGCATCAGGCGCTCAAGGACAGCCGGCTGGGCACGGGAGGCGTGCTGGGCCTGCTGTTTGACTGCGCGCTGCAGGTGACGCTTGTAGCGCTGCTGGTGCAGGAACGCCCGCACGCAGCGTGGCGCTACGTGCTCGCCGCGGGAATCGCACACCGCAGCGCCATGGCGCTTGCGCTGGGGCTGGGACGGCCCGCGAAGAAAGAGGGACTTGGGAGCGGCGTGATGCAGCATCTGCGCGCCTGGCGCGTGCTCGGCGCGCTTTCGATGGGCGTGCTCGCCATGGCGGCGCTGCTTTATGTGGACGGGTTTGCTTTGGCGGCGGCCGCGCCCGCGCTTGCGCTGGGGATGGGCGCGCTGTGCACGCTGCTTTTATCGCGCGCGTTCGGCGGCATGTCGGGCGACCTTGTGGGCGCTGCAGGCGAGCTTACGCGCCTGTGCGTGCTGGGGTTGTTCGCGCTGGCGGTGCTGCCATGA
- a CDS encoding histidine phosphatase family protein encodes MTRRLYLIRHGVCTRSGGFVGASDAPLTPEGERQARALARGWPYETPERLFVSPLARARETAAPLEAAWQMRAEVVNGLREMHFGAFEGLTHQQAQRRFGAAFDAWCDSWTAQAPPGGETLAAVQARVLAAWQYIQAQRWQRAAIVAHAGPIRLLQCFFAGKSAACMFDFPAPYAQAVAIALPV; translated from the coding sequence ATGACGCGCCGGCTGTATTTGATCCGCCACGGCGTGTGCACGCGATCGGGGGGCTTTGTGGGCGCGAGCGACGCGCCGCTCACGCCCGAAGGAGAGCGCCAGGCCCGCGCGCTTGCGCGAGGCTGGCCCTATGAAACGCCTGAGCGCCTCTTTGTAAGCCCCCTTGCGCGCGCGAGGGAGACGGCAGCGCCCCTTGAAGCGGCCTGGCAGATGCGGGCCGAGGTGGTTAACGGCCTGCGCGAGATGCACTTCGGCGCCTTTGAAGGGCTAACTCACCAGCAGGCGCAGCGGCGCTTTGGCGCGGCCTTTGACGCATGGTGCGACAGCTGGACGGCGCAGGCGCCGCCAGGCGGTGAGACGCTTGCAGCAGTCCAGGCGCGCGTGCTCGCGGCGTGGCAGTACATCCAGGCCCAGCGCTGGCAGCGCGCGGCCATTGTGGCGCACGCGGGCCCCATCCGTCTGCTGCAGTGCTTTTTTGCCGGCAAAAGCGCGGCGTGCATGTTTGATTTTCCCGCGCCCTACGCCCAGGCGGTCGCCATCGCGTTGCCGGTATGA
- a CDS encoding phenylacetate--CoA ligase, producing the protein MIWNPQVECASRKEIAALQLERFKASMAYTYENVPFYRQRMDAAGLKPEKITSIKDLERMPFTTKDDLRDHYPYGLFAVPMKKIVRIHASSGTTGRPTVVGYTKNDIKMWAELISRIACQAGATDEDIAQIAFGYGLFTGAFGLHYGLENMGVTVIPMSSGNTERQIKIMQDFGSTMLISTPAYALYMAEVARQMGVRPGIDVKLRLGMFGGEGSTEQMRSEIMKSWKIFATENYGLSEIIGPGVSGECTALCGMHLAEDHFIAEIINPETGKVLPLGETGELVLTTITKEGLPMIRYRTKDITYLSDEPCACGRTSMRMAKVQGRSDDMLIIRGVNVFPSQIEEVLLAMEEVGPHYEIILTRQGYMDRLEVRVEVLDAALLDSFAALEKLQNKIHTNLRAMLSIDAKVTLVEPNTLRRFEGKAKRVIDMRDAQN; encoded by the coding sequence ATGATCTGGAATCCGCAAGTGGAGTGCGCCTCGCGCAAAGAGATCGCCGCGTTACAGCTGGAACGCTTTAAGGCGTCGATGGCCTACACGTATGAAAACGTTCCCTTTTATAGGCAGCGGATGGACGCTGCCGGCCTCAAGCCGGAAAAGATTACCTCCATCAAGGATTTGGAGCGCATGCCCTTTACTACCAAGGACGACCTGCGGGACCATTATCCCTACGGCCTGTTTGCGGTGCCCATGAAGAAAATCGTGCGCATCCACGCCTCCTCGGGCACCACGGGACGGCCCACTGTGGTGGGGTATACAAAAAACGATATCAAAATGTGGGCGGAGCTGATCTCCCGCATCGCCTGCCAGGCGGGCGCCACCGATGAGGACATCGCGCAGATCGCCTTCGGCTACGGGCTGTTTACCGGTGCGTTCGGCCTGCACTACGGCCTGGAGAACATGGGCGTGACGGTCATCCCCATGTCCTCGGGCAACACCGAGCGCCAGATCAAGATCATGCAGGACTTTGGCAGCACCATGCTCATCAGCACCCCCGCCTATGCGCTCTACATGGCGGAGGTCGCCCGGCAGATGGGCGTTCGCCCCGGCATTGATGTGAAGCTGCGTTTGGGCATGTTCGGCGGGGAGGGTTCCACCGAGCAGATGCGCAGCGAAATTATGAAGAGCTGGAAGATTTTCGCCACCGAGAACTACGGCCTGTCCGAGATCATCGGGCCGGGCGTATCGGGCGAGTGTACGGCGCTTTGCGGCATGCACCTGGCGGAGGATCACTTTATTGCGGAGATCATCAATCCCGAGACGGGAAAGGTGCTGCCCCTGGGCGAGACGGGCGAGCTGGTGCTGACCACCATCACCAAAGAGGGCCTGCCCATGATCCGCTACCGCACCAAGGATATCACCTACCTTTCGGACGAACCTTGCGCGTGTGGGCGCACCAGCATGCGCATGGCCAAAGTGCAGGGCCGCTCGGACGATATGCTGATCATCCGCGGCGTCAACGTCTTCCCCTCACAGATCGAGGAAGTACTGCTGGCCATGGAGGAAGTGGGGCCGCACTACGAGATCATCCTGACGCGCCAGGGGTATATGGACCGCTTGGAGGTGCGCGTGGAGGTGCTCGACGCTGCGCTGCTGGACTCCTTTGCCGCGCTGGAAAAGCTGCAGAACAAAATCCACACCAACCTGCGCGCCATGCTCTCTATCGACGCGAAGGTGACGCTGGTGGAGCCCAACACGCTGCGCCGCTTTGAGGGCAAGGCCAAGCGTGTGATCGATATGCGCGACGCGCAAAACTAG